A region from the Arcanobacterium buesumense genome encodes:
- a CDS encoding type II secretion system F family protein — protein sequence MGFIVGALVGLGCLIVIRAWQDPHPFRLSPRMIPLLCGAVLGGLGTMIIIPSVVFMGCGAVVGTVVTSLVRYSRQRKYATRQREAWPDVLDDVVGSLRAGLSISQALVVVSQRGPIMMREPFARCAQHIRAQGRLDSALNDLKDEFHDPMADRVIEAMRLSHELGGHDLALMLSQLASLVREDNRARGELLARQSWTVNGARLAAGAPWILLALFATRPGTVEAFSTAGGIAVLVSGAFLTVLAYGLMIKLGELSADTRIFISTPRKIGGTP from the coding sequence GTGGGGTTTATAGTTGGTGCCTTAGTAGGTCTAGGTTGTTTGATCGTTATTCGAGCATGGCAAGATCCGCACCCCTTTCGGTTATCTCCGCGTATGATACCGCTACTATGCGGTGCTGTACTGGGCGGCTTAGGTACGATGATAATTATTCCTTCCGTGGTGTTTATGGGGTGCGGGGCAGTTGTTGGCACTGTAGTTACGTCTCTGGTGAGATATTCCCGGCAACGAAAGTATGCTACGCGACAACGTGAAGCGTGGCCCGATGTGTTGGACGACGTCGTTGGATCACTACGTGCGGGATTATCTATTTCACAAGCATTAGTGGTGGTTAGTCAGCGTGGCCCGATAATGATGCGTGAACCATTTGCGCGCTGTGCTCAACATATCCGTGCACAAGGGCGTCTCGATTCGGCACTAAATGATCTGAAGGATGAATTTCATGATCCGATGGCGGATCGAGTGATCGAAGCGATGCGGCTATCTCATGAACTAGGGGGTCATGATTTGGCACTGATGCTCAGTCAGTTGGCGAGTCTTGTACGTGAAGATAACCGTGCCCGTGGAGAACTGCTTGCTCGACAATCGTGGACGGTTAATGGCGCTCGGTTAGCGGCAGGTGCTCCCTGGATTTTGCTCGCGCTTTTTGCAACTCGTCCAGGAACAGTAGAAGCATTTAGCACTGCTGGTGGTATTGCTGTTTTAGTTAGTGGAGCATTTCTAACTGTTCTTGCCTATGGTCTAATGATCAAACTTGGAGAGCTGAGTGCGGACACGCGAATTTTTATATCTACACCAAGAAAAATAGGCGGAACTCCATGA
- a CDS encoding CpaF family protein → MITAYAWLDDRVRELVQISGVDPQEDLSGLDQIIEQALDEYEELTVEGRAQGVTRQSDIVQQLRDNIGGLGPIQRLLDDPDIEEIWINDPGKIFIARHGRSELTTIVLTDQQVRDLVERMLRASGRRLDLSSPFVDAALRTGERLHAVIPDITRAHWSVNLRKYVLRPRRLIDLVDQGMLTDVAARFLDASIDIGLNVLVSGATQAGKTTFLGALLGAVSAQERIVTAEEVFELNLAHRDVVAMQTRPANLEDRGEITLRRLVKEALRMRPERIVIGEVRQAEAFDLLIALNSGIPGACTIHANSAREAVAKMCALPLLAGDNVTNSFVVPTVARSIDIVVHVHRDRRGVRRVREIVGVTGRIEGDVVETSEIFTDDGSGLRYVGGEIPGRDRFEFAGYQVADLIGEAPWGL, encoded by the coding sequence ATGATCACGGCATATGCATGGTTAGACGATCGAGTGCGCGAATTAGTACAGATATCTGGGGTAGATCCACAAGAAGACTTATCTGGGCTTGATCAAATTATTGAGCAAGCACTTGATGAATATGAAGAACTTACTGTTGAAGGACGTGCCCAAGGGGTCACGCGTCAGTCTGATATCGTTCAACAACTACGCGATAACATTGGCGGATTAGGGCCAATTCAACGGCTTCTTGATGATCCAGATATTGAAGAAATCTGGATAAACGATCCAGGAAAGATATTTATAGCTCGTCACGGACGAAGCGAACTAACCACAATCGTCTTAACTGACCAGCAGGTACGAGATCTTGTTGAGCGAATGCTACGCGCTTCAGGCCGGCGTCTTGATTTATCCAGTCCATTTGTCGATGCGGCGTTACGAACAGGGGAGCGTCTCCATGCGGTTATTCCAGACATCACTAGGGCGCATTGGTCAGTTAATCTTCGCAAGTATGTTCTGCGCCCACGACGTCTCATAGATTTAGTAGATCAAGGCATGTTGACCGATGTAGCTGCACGTTTTTTAGATGCCAGTATTGATATTGGCCTCAATGTATTAGTTTCTGGCGCTACACAAGCTGGAAAAACGACCTTTTTAGGGGCGTTGTTGGGGGCTGTTAGCGCTCAGGAACGCATTGTGACAGCCGAAGAGGTTTTTGAACTTAATCTGGCGCATCGTGACGTGGTGGCGATGCAAACTCGCCCAGCAAATCTAGAAGACCGGGGCGAAATCACGTTGCGCAGGTTGGTTAAAGAAGCTTTGCGAATGCGTCCAGAAAGAATTGTTATTGGCGAAGTACGTCAAGCTGAAGCATTTGATTTACTTATCGCATTAAATTCTGGAATTCCAGGTGCGTGCACGATACACGCAAATTCAGCACGCGAGGCGGTTGCGAAAATGTGCGCTTTGCCGTTACTAGCAGGCGATAACGTGACTAATAGTTTTGTGGTGCCAACAGTTGCGAGATCAATAGACATTGTTGTGCACGTGCACCGGGATCGCCGTGGCGTGCGTCGAGTACGTGAAATAGTGGGAGTTACTGGGAGAATCGAAGGCGACGTCGTTGAAACGTCTGAGATATTTACTGACGACGGCAGTGGGCTACGTTATGTTGGTGGCGAAATACCTGGGCGAGACCGCTTCGAATTTGCGGGCTATCAGGTAGCAGATCTTATCGGGGAGGCACCGTGGGGTTTATAG